The Fluviispira sanaruensis sequence GCGGCATTTTGCAAGTGCGAGTGTGGGATCTTTATACAATATTCAGCTCAATGCTGATGGAAAAGAACTTTTCGGGGTCGATAATGTTTTAATTAAAATACAAAGACCAAAATTACGAGAACTTTTTTTAATTCAAAGTGAACATATTTTAAAGTTAACAGATGATGCGCACAAAGCTTTAATCGAAGATATTAGTTTGACAAAGTCCATTCGTTCAGAATTATTGGGGCTAGTTTCGACATTAAGAAGAGCTGTTTTGAATTATCATAAACAAAGTCAAGAAGAACTTAATTTTATTCTTGAAGAAAAAAATGCAGATAAAGTCCGCTTTGCTTTAGGTGAAAATAATTCTATTCAAGTTCCGCGTTTTTTTCAGTCTTATCCCACCATTGTTTTTATGGAAAAAATGAATGGAATTAAAGTTACAAAAATTATTCAAACAAAATATTTAGCAAGACGTGAAATTGCGGACACAATTGCAAAAGAATATATTGACCTCGTTTTCAATAAAGGGGTGGTTTGGGCAGATCCGCATCCAGGTAATATTTTATATGATGATTTGAGCCATCAGGTCTCAATGATTGATTTAAACCCATGTTTTGTGTGGGATGTAAAAACCCGCGAAGAGTTTAAACATCTTATTTACCGCTTGTTGCTGCGTGATGCTGCAGGCGTTTATCGTACACTTTATCATTTGGTGGACAATCCTGAATCTTTGCACTCAAATACCATTTTGGATGATCTCGGGCATTTTCTCAATCTTTCTATGGGCAGCGCTAGCTTAACCCGCTTTGTAGGTGAATTTATAAAAACCTTAAGTGAGAATCAGATTGATTTAAAAGTGGAAGTTCAAGCTGCTTTAAGAGGTTTAAGTCAAATTGCTTTGACAACAGCTTCTATTTCAGCACGCAATAATTTCGGCAGAATTTTAAGGAAACAATTTACTTTAAAAGAGTTGGTTGGCACAGTATGGAATGTCGGAATTATTCGAGTGTCAAAAGTAATTTTATCCACTCTTTTTGAATTCACGCGACAAATGCCAGAGTACGATATTGGTCCTGTTTTAGATGAACGGGATATTTCTATGCTGTCAAGCAGGACATATGAACTCGCACAGGCAAATGTCTGCCATATATTATTTAAAAGAGTTTCCCCAGAAGATCATCCGAATCTAAAAATGAGTCAAGATGGGCAAATGCTTTTGATTACAAGCGATCTTTATATAGAAATTATTGAAAAAGTGAGACCTGCGAGCGTTCGGTATGTTATAGAAGTGCCTTCGCGCAAATGGCTCAAAGAACGTCAGGAATTTGTTAAATTAGCCAGTATAGCGCGTAGCTTTTGTACCATCGAATGCCTTGAGCAATTGCGTAGAAATTCCTTGGATGATTATTGGCGTATTGTTGAAGCCTGGAGTAAAGATCCTTTTCTGAAAACTGTTGAAGAAACGCAGCTTATTGGTGAGGTTCGTATTGCTGCCCGCAATTTATATTCATTGCGTTTTGCTAATATCTGGGAATCTATTTTTTCTGGGTTACCTTATAGCGCAAAAATATTTTGGCGATTTCTTATGCGAGTTGAGTTCTGGAAAGAGAGTTCAAAACAAAATTATTTAGTCTCACAAAAGAAAAAATTCGGCGATACACTCCTAACGAATTTAGCTTATAGCAGTTTTTTTAGAATAAAAATTTTGATACTAGAAGCAATTCTTTGGTATTTAAGAAAAAAAATGAGTCATCTCAAGTTCTCTATGCACCTATTGCCAATGTCGACACAAGAGCTTGAGAATCTTATTTTATTTGGCTTGAGTCGTAACTTTACCGAATATAAAAGTAAATTTAAATAAGAATTAATTATTTAAAACTTCTACTTCCGTAATATAGCCTTCATGTTTTCTCATATTAAAAACGTGATTGCTAAAGAATAAATACTGCCCTTTTATTCCTGTAATTTTGCCTTCAATTTCAGGAGTTTTGTCGAGTGAGAGCGATTTTATCGAGGCAATATCTGTGGGAGAGTCATAATTGATTTCTACAATGGGAGAGTCTGGAAAGAATTCAATTTCTTTTGCGAGAACTATATGCTCTGGTGTAGAGACAATGAGAGAGCCATTTTTGAATTCAGCTAAATTGATTAACCAGTTTTTTGCTTTGTCAAACATGAAATTAAACTCTTCGTTGGAAGGTCTCGTATTCGCACTTTTTAACATTTTCATCCAGTGACTTTTATCAGCTAAAATTTCTTTCATTGTATTTTCT is a genomic window containing:
- a CDS encoding AarF/UbiB family protein, which translates into the protein MQSERSRKKRQALEKKKRNYKESLEKVAALDYRWVVPLAKNIRMKSQILAKFISFVFSDIATTPLLNKKTSVNRFALMRGLTRILFPQSETILTKIERSIQTLQESVGEISSEILTDTEVTQELLAPFIEMVCTAVEANPQLIALFGQPQILEDAFGPLGERISGIVSLIPALSTQAAERFPDLKETFFHALFSLNKEERNHIYILAENILGEVYKEKVFPLLKRTLSSDPRGKVLAPILSGAIEAIPGESCINALLSIACTPHNEISNGRVIAIAIQEIGGLYVKISQVISELCPPSLARELRTTQDDAGGIFPSIEKSWDYFTETLNREEYAFWQPYLILPKNPMRHFASASVGSLYNIQLNADGKELFGVDNVLIKIQRPKLRELFLIQSEHILKLTDDAHKALIEDISLTKSIRSELLGLVSTLRRAVLNYHKQSQEELNFILEEKNADKVRFALGENNSIQVPRFFQSYPTIVFMEKMNGIKVTKIIQTKYLARREIADTIAKEYIDLVFNKGVVWADPHPGNILYDDLSHQVSMIDLNPCFVWDVKTREEFKHLIYRLLLRDAAGVYRTLYHLVDNPESLHSNTILDDLGHFLNLSMGSASLTRFVGEFIKTLSENQIDLKVEVQAALRGLSQIALTTASISARNNFGRILRKQFTLKELVGTVWNVGIIRVSKVILSTLFEFTRQMPEYDIGPVLDERDISMLSSRTYELAQANVCHILFKRVSPEDHPNLKMSQDGQMLLITSDLYIEIIEKVRPASVRYVIEVPSRKWLKERQEFVKLASIARSFCTIECLEQLRRNSLDDYWRIVEAWSKDPFLKTVEETQLIGEVRIAARNLYSLRFANIWESIFSGLPYSAKIFWRFLMRVEFWKESSKQNYLVSQKKKFGDTLLTNLAYSSFFRIKILILEAILWYLRKKMSHLKFSMHLLPMSTQELENLILFGLSRNFTEYKSKFK